The nucleotide sequence GGCCTCGGGGGTGCGGCCGAGCATCTCCTTGGCGCGGCGGCCCGCGGCGACGAGCTCGCCGGTGCCCGCGCGCACGGCGACGACCGACGGCTCGTCGAGGACGACGCCGCGGCCGCGCTCGTAGACGACGGTGTTGGCGGTCCCGAGGTCGATGGCGAGGTCCCTCCCCCGCCACCATCCCGTCGACCAGCCGCTCATGGCGAGCAGGCTAGGCGGCGCGCGTCGCCCGGCCCGGGACGCAACGCCGGGGACGCCCGAGGCGCTGCGCCATCCCGGCGCCTGGTGTGACGGGAGTGACCCGAGGGACTGCCGGGGCGCGCGGGAGTGGCCTTCTTGCGGCCTCCCCCGACACGGCTGCGCCTCACCCGACAACGGTTCTCGGGTGAGGCGCGGGCGTATCGGGTCACCCGATACGCGGGGGGCACGAGGGGCCGTTGTGGCACCCGGGGTGCGTGGGGCGGGAGGTGCGGCGGCGGGCCCGTGGTGCGCCCGGGATCCCGGGCGCGGGTGGGGCTCAGAGCTCGGGGAACCAGATGGCGATCTCGTGCGCGGCCGACTCCGGGGAGTCCGAGCCGTGGACGATGTTCTTCTGGACCTTGGCACCCCAGTCGCGGCCGAGGTCGCCGCGGATCGAGCCGGGCGCGGCCTTCGTGGGGTCGGTGGCGCCGGCGAGCGCGCGGAACCCGGCGATGCACTGCTCGCCCTCGATGACGACCGCGGTGACCGGGCCGGAGGACATGAACTCGACGAGCGGCTCGAAGAACGGCTTGCCCTCGTGCTCGGCGTAGTGGCGGTGCAGCATGTCGGTCGTCGGGCTGACGACCGCGAGGGCGGCGAGGCGGTAGCCCTTGGCCTCGATGCGGCGCAGCACCTCACCGGTGAGGCCGCGGGCGTAGCCGTCGGGCTTGACGAGGACGAGCGAGCGTTCAGTGGTCACGCGGGCAGCCTAGTCCGCGGCGACGGGTCCCCCGGCCGCCACCTCGGCCTCGTGCCGCGCGACGAGCGCGTCGGCCTTGACCCCCTGGACGAGGAGCAGGACCCACAGGGCCGTGAAGACCACCGCGACACCGATCATCGCCGGGACGAGGAGCGCGCTGAGCCAGGTCGCGAGCTGGACGAGCCAGCCGAGGGTGATGCCGTACGGGCGGCGCATCAGCCCACCGGCGACGACGGCGGCGAGCGCGAGCCCGAGCCCGACCCAGAGCAGGCGACCGCCGTCGGCGGCGCGGCCGTCGGCGATGGCCTGGGCGCGCACGACGAGCGCGAAGAACGACAGCACGACCGCCTGCCCGACGAGCGCGACGGCGAGCAGCCGGAAGGTCAGCTTCCCCTGCGTGCCGTAGAGGTGCAGGTTCCTCATCGGGCGGGGCCGCCGTGCTTCCAGCGGTAGGTCTCGACGGCGGCCTTGGACTGCGCGAGCCCGGCGCCGGTCGCGGCCCGGTAGTGCTTGATCGCGGCGACGGCCTGCCCCTGGGCGAGCGAGGCGTCGATGACCTGCCGGACGTCGGGCGCGAGCTCCTCGACCGGGGTGAACGTCACGTCGGCGCCGCCCTGCTGGGCCCGCACCGCGCGCACGACGTACCAGACGGCCACGAGCACGGCCACGACGAGCACGAGCTTGAGGAGGGGACTCATGCCCCCAGCGTAGGTGCCCGTCCCCGGCCGCCCTGACATCCGTCACGCGCGGTCCGTGCCCGGACGTCACCCCGGGGTCGTGATGGCCGTCGGGGGCGCGGGCGGCCGTGCCACGGGAGGGTCGTCCCATGGATGCGATCACCCTCAGGGCAGTCACGAAGCACTTCGGCGAGGTGCGGGCCGTCGACGGCATCGACCTCACGATCGGGCAGGGGGAGGTCGTCGCGCTGCTCGGCCCGAACGGGGCCGGCAAGTCGACGACGATCGACCTCGTGCTCGGTCTCGGCACCCCGACCGACGGCGACGTCGCCGTGTTCGGGATGCACCCGCGCGAGGCCGTCGACCGCGGCCTCGTCTCGGCGGTCCTCCAGTCCGGCGGCCTCCTCAAGGACCTGACCGTCCGCGAGAGCGTCGAGTACACCGCGGCGCTCTTCCCGGCGTCCCGGCCGGTCGACGAGGCCCTCGAGGCGGCCGGCGTCACGGCGATCGCCGGGCGACGGATCAAGGACTGCTCGGGGGGCGAGCAGCAGCGCACGCGCTTCGCGATGGCGCTCGTGCCCGACCCCGAGCTGGTCGTCCTCGACGAGCCGACGACCGGCATGGACGTCAGCGCCCGCCGCGCGTTCTGGCAGGCCATCCACGCGGACGCCGCGCAGGGCCGCACCGTCGTCTTCGCGACGCACTACCTCGAGGAGGCCGAGGCCTGGGCCGACCGCGTCGTCGTCGTCCGCGGCGGCCGCGTCGTCGCCGACGGCACCCCCGCCGAGCTCGGGGCGATGAGCGCCGGCCGGGTCGTGCGGGCCACCCTCCCGGGCCCCGACGCCGAGGCCCTGCGCGCCCTGCCCGGCGTCCTCGAGGTCGAGGTGCGCGGCAGCGCCGTCTCGCTCGTGAGCACCGACTCCGACGCCCTCGCCCGCCACCTGCTGACCACCACCGCGGCCCACGACCTCGAGATCGCCGGCCGCCGCCTCGAGGACACGTTCGTCGCCCTGACGAGCGAGGACTCCACCGCCCCGACGACCGAAGGACTCCCCCGATGACCGCCCTGCCGTCCGCGACGACCGCGGCCTCCAGCCGCCCGGCCCCGCGCCGCCCCCTGCTCAACCCGACCGTGCTGCGCCTCGAGCTGCGGCGGCTCGTGCGCAACCGGCGGGTGCTCGTCTTCACGTTCGTCTTCCCCGCCGTGATGCTCGTCTTCATCGGCAGCCAGATCACCGGCCAGGACGACGTGCTCGGCCCGCACGCCGTGGCCAACGTCGGTGCCTACGTCATGGCGAGCATGGCCGTCTACGGCGCGGTGATGGCCTCGACCTCGGCCGGCGCCTCGGTGTCGATCGAGCGCGCGGCGGGATGGAGCCGCCAGCTGCGCCTCACCCCGGCCCGGCCGGTGTCGCAGGTGCTCGTCAAGATGCTCGTGGCCGTCGTCCTCGGCGCCTGCGCGACGCTCGTCACCTTCGTCGTCGGCGCCGCGACCGGCACCGCGCACCTGACCCGCCTCGCGCCGTGGTGGCAGATGGGCGTCGTCATCGTCGTCGGGTCGCTCGTCTTCGCCGCCTTCGGGCTCTTCATGGGCTACCTGCTGCCGAGCGACAACGCGATGCAGCTCCTCGGCCCCCTACTGGCCGTCCTGGCGATCCTCGGCGGCCTCTTCTCCGGGCCGCTGCCGACCGACTCCCTTTATGGGCAGGTCGCGCAGTACACCCCGATCTACGGCCTGAGCCGGCTGGCGCACTGGCCGCTCACCCTGACGACCACCGGCACCCACGACGCCTTCCACGTCTCGTGGGTCCTCGACCTCGTCGTCTGGGGCGGGCTCTTCGTCGCCGGAGCCGTGTGGCGCTTCCGCCGTGACACCGACCGGGTCTGAGACCCTGTGAGCGTGACGGGGCGGCCCTGGACGAGCCGGCGCGACGAGGACGACCTCGTCGCGCCGGTCCCGGCGTCGGCGGGGGTCGCGCGCCGGCTCATCGGCCTCATCTGGGTCGTCTACCTCCTCGAGCCGCTCGTCACGGCCTGGCACCGGACCGGGACGGCCCGCGTGTCCGGGGTCGGGCTGCTCGTCCTCTTCGTCGCGGTCTACGTGTGGCACTACGTGGCCTCGCCGCTGCCGGGTGTCTCCCGCTCCGGGGTCACGACGCCGGAGGGGCCGCCCTGGCCGCGGGCGGCGCGCTTCGCGCTGCTCACCGCCCTGTCGGCCGGCAACGTGCTCGTCATCGGCCAGACGGCGACCGCGACGTGGGTGTTCGTCGCGGTGTCGGCGATGTGGACCTTCGGCGGATGGGTCCCCTACGGCATCGCGGTCGGCCTCGCCGTCCTGTACGAGGTTCTCGCGCACCGCGTCCCGGGATGGGAGCGCGACAACAGCCTGAGCTTCGCCATCGCGTTCGCCGTGCTCGCCATCACGAGCGGGATGGTCGCCGTCCGCCGCTCGCGCGACCTCGCCGAGGCGCAGCGCGAGAACGCCCGGCTCGCCGTCGAGGACGAGCGCAACCGGGTCGCGCGCGACCTGCACGACATCCTCGGCCACTCGCTGACCGTCATCCGGGTCAAGGCCGAGCTCGCGGCCCGGCTCGTCGACCTCGACCCGGCGCGCGCGAAGGCCGAGGCCGAGGAGGTCGAGTCGCTCGCGCGCGAGGCGCTGGCCGACGTCCGCGGCGCCGTCGAGGGCTTCCGCGAGATCTCGCTCGCCGGCGAGATCGCCCGCGCCCGGGCCGCGCTGTCGTCCGCGGGGATCGAGGCCGACCTCCCGCGCCGCGTCGACGGGGTCGCCCCCGACCTGCGCGAGCTCTACGCCTGGACCGTGCGGGAGGGCGTCACCAACGTCATCCGGCACAGCGGCGCGAGCACCTGCCGGGTCACCATCGACGACGGCGGGCTGCGCCTGGCCGACGACGGCCGGGTCGCGCCGCCCGGACCGTCGGCGCGCGCGGCCGGGCACGGGCTGCGCGGCCTCGCCGAGCGCGCCCGCTCCGCCGGCGCCGTCCTCACCGCCCGGCGCCTCGAGCCCCGTGGGTTCGAGATCGTCGTCTCCGCCACCGACACCGGGAGCCGTCCGTGACCCCCATCCGCGTCGTCCTCGCCGACGACCAGGCCCTCGTGCGTGGCGCCCTCGCGGCGCTGCTGGACCTCGAGCCCGACCTCGAGGTCGTGGGGCAGGCCGAGGACGGCGAGCACGTGGCGCGCGTCGTGGCCGAGACCGCCCCCGATGTCGTCCTCATGGACGTCGAGATGCCCGGCGGCGACGGCATCGACGCCACGGCGCTCCTGCGCGAGCGCCACCCCGACGTGCGGGTGCTCGTCGTGACGACGTTCGGCCGGCCGGGCTACCTGCGGCGGGCGATGCAGGCCGGCGCCTCGGGGTTCGTCGTCAAGGACACCCCCGCGCACGCCCTCGCCGACGCGGTGCGCCGCGTGCACGCCGGCCTGCGCGTCGTCGACCCAGCCCTGGCCGCGGACTCCCTCGCGCTCGGCGACTCGCCGCTCACCCCCCGGGAGACCGAGGTCCTGCGCGCGGCGGAGTCCGGCGCGACGATCGCCCAGCTGGCGCGCACCCTCCACCTGTCCGAGGGGACCGTGCGCAACCACCTGAGCTCGGTCATCGGCAAGACGACGGCGCGCAACCGGGCCGACGCCGTGCGGGTCGCCCGCGAGGCCGGCTGGCTCTGAGCCCCCGGCTCCGCCGGCTCAGACGTCGGTCGTGCCGAGGAGCATCCGCACCTCGGCGGCCGTGACGACCGAGCCGGTCGCGAGGACGCCACCGGCGACGCCGCCCTCGTCGGCGAGGCCGGCCGCACGGTCGAGCGCGTCGGGCAGGTCGTCGACGACGGTGACGCGGTGCTCGCCGAAGATCTCGGCCGCCAGCTCGCCGAGCGCGCGCGGGCGCATCGAGCGGGCCGAGGAGTTGCGGGTGACGACGACCTCGTCGAGCAGCGGCTCGAGGACCTCGAGCATCTCGGCGGCGTCCTTGTCGGCCATGACGGCGACGACCCCGACGAGCTTGACGAAGGTGAAGGCGTCGGACATCGCGTCGCGCAGCGCCCGCGCCCCGGCGGGGTTGTGCGCGGCGTCGACGAGCACGGTGGGGCTGCGGCGGACGATCTCGAGGCGACCGGGCGACTCGACCGCGGCGAGGCCGGCACGCAGCACGTCGATGTCGAGCGCCTGCTCGCCCCCGCCGACGAAGGCCTCGACGGCGGCGACCGCCACCGCCGCGTTCTGGGCCTGGTGGGCGCCGTGCAGCGGGAGGAACAGGTCGGGGTACTCGGCGGCCAGGCCCTTGAGCGAGAGCTGCTGGCCACCGACGGCGACCTCGCGGGCCGCCACGCCGAAGTCGTTGCCCTCGAACACGATCCGAGCGCCGACCTCGGTCGCGCGGTCGACGAGGACCTCGGCCGCGTCGCGGTCCTCCTGCACGCCCGAGACGGCGATGCCGTCGACCTTGATGATCCCGGACTTCTCCTGGGCGATCTCGGCGGGGGTGTCGCCGAGGAAGTGACGGTGGTCGACGTCGATGGGCGTGATGACCGAGACCGGGGCGTCGACGACGTTCGTCGCGTCCCAGGCACCGCCCATCCCGACCTCGACGACGGCGACGTCGACGGGCAGGTCGGCGAACGCCGCGTACGCGACGGCGACGAGGACCTCGAAGTACGTCATCCGGGGGCCGCCCTCGGCGGCCGAGCGCGCGTCGACGATCTCGACGAAGGGGATGACGTCGTCGTAGGCCGCCAGGAAGCGCTCGGCGTCGACCGGGCGACCGCCGACGGCGATCCGCTCGAGCATCGAGTGCAGGTGGGGGCTGGTGAACCGGCCTGTCTTGAGGCCCATCTCGCGCAGCACCGACTCGATGATGCGCGCCGTGCTCGTCTTGCCGTTGGTGCCGGTGACGTGGACGACGGGGAAGGTGCGCTGCGGGTCGCCGACGAGCTCCATGACCGCGGCGATGCGGTCGAGCGAGGGCTGCAGGTCGTGCTCGGGGGCGCGGGCGAGGATGGACTCCTCGACCTCGCGGAGGCGCTTGCGGACCTCGAGGGCGTGCGCGGCGTCGCGCTGGGCGGCATCGGGGGCGGGGCTCACCGCTCCATCCTCCCGCATCCCGGGCGCCCCGCGGGACCCGGCCGGCGGGCGCTCACGCGGGCCGGCGGCCGACCGCGCACCGGGCGGTCGCGGCGAGCGTGAAGGGACCGGTCGGGGCACCGAGCCGCTCCTCGACGCCCGCCCGGACCCGGGCCCGCTGCTCCTCCGGGAGACCGAGGAGATGGCTGCCCGCCGGCCCGATGCCCGCGAGGAACCCCGACCACAGCTCGTCGACGTCACGGTAGGTCGAGCCGACCCCGATGACGCCCTCCTCGACGTCGGTCAGGCCGGCGGCCGTGAACAGGTCGGTGATCTCGCCGGGGCGGCCGAAGCGCAGGGTGCGGGCCTCGTCGGGCGCGTCGGGGTCGACCGCGAGCGCGGCGTCCCAGTACAGGCGCAGCATCTCCATCCCGGCCGAGAACTCCCAGACGCAGGCGGCGACGGTGCCGCCGGGGCGCACGGCGCGCACCATCTCGGCCGCGGCCGCGGCGGGGTCGCTGACGAAGTGCAGGACGAGCTGGGCGAGGGCCGCGTCATGGGCGGCGTCCTCGACGGGGAGCGCCTCGGCCCGACCGGCCCGGACGTCGACGCCCGGGCAGCGCGCGCGGCACGAGGCGACGAAGGGCTCGGACGGGTCGACGGCCGTGACGGCGGGCGCCCCGAGCCGGGCGACGAGCGCCTCGGTCAGCGCGCCGGGGCCGCAGCCCACGTCGAGGGCGCTCCCGGGTGGTCCGGTGACGCCGGCGGCGTCGAGGAACACCGGGGCCAGGGCCCGGGAGTAGCGGCCCATGAACAGGTCGTACACCTCGCCGGGCTGCCGGAACGTGCGGGCACCCTCGACCTCGTCGGCAGCCATCGGTCCTCCTCGCCGGCGGACCGCGCGCGGGTCCTCGGGCAACCCGTCACGCTACGCCGGCGAGCCATCCCGGCGACAGCCCCGGACGACGTCGGCTACCGGCGCACATCGAATCTCTGGTTATGGATTGCATAACCCGCGGTTTTCGTCGTACGGTCCTTCCATGAGCCCGTCCCGACCGTCGTCCTGCCCGGTGACCGCACCGGCGGGGCGCCGCTGTCCGCGCTGACCGCTCCGCTCATCCCACCTCCTCGCTCCTCCCCCGTCGCCCGACGGCCGCGCCCTCGCGCGCCGCGGCGGCCCTTCCCCCGACCCGCAACGCCCGAAGGACCTCGCCATGACCGTCATCGCCCGTCCCCGCACCCTGACCACCCCGCTCGACGCCGCCCGGCGCCTGGCCGCCGACCCCGCGCTCTGGCGCCCGGCCGTCGACTTCGACCCCGAGCGTCGGTACTACCGCCGCCTCCTCGCGACCGAGGGGCACGAGGCCTGGCTGCTCACCTGGCTGCCCGGCCAGCACACCGAGTGGCACGACCACGGCGGCAGCTCGGGCGCGTTCGTCGTCCTCCAGGGCGCCCTCGTCGAGCGCACGGCCGCCCACGGCCTCGTGCGCGGGCTGCGGCACGTCCACCGGCGCGGGGACGGCCACGGCTTCGGCGCCCAGTACGTCCACCGGGTCTCCAACGAGGGCCCGGACCCGGCGGTCTCGCTCCACGTCTACGCCCCGCGGCTGGCGTCGATGACCGACTACGAGGAGCATGACGGGGTGCTCGAGCCCGTCGTCACCCGCACCGCGGAGGCCTGGTGACCAGCCGCGTCGACCTCCTGCTCTCGGCGGCGCGCGACCGCATCGAGCGCCTGACCCCGGAGCAGGCCCACGCCGAGATCGCCTCCGGCGAGGCCGTGCTCGTCGACATCCGGCCTGCTGCCCAGCGCGCCGAGGAGGGCGAGCCGGAGGGGGCGCTCGTCGTCGAGCGCAACGTCCTCGAGTGGCGCTTCGACGCCACGAACGACGCCGCGCTGCCGATCGCCCGGGACGACCTGCGCGTCGTCGTCATCTGCCAGGAGGGCTACACGTCCTCGCTGGCCGCCGCGGCGCTGCGCGACGTCGGGGTGCTGCGCGCGGCCGACGTGGACGGCGGCTTCGTGGCGTGGCGTGCGGCGGGCCTGCCGGAGCGCTGACCGGCGCGGCCGGGGCCCGGTGGACGGCGCCTCACCCGACGACGGCGCGCCCCACCCCGGAACGGTTCCCGGGTGAGGCGCGGCCGTATCGGGTGACCCGATACGCGGGGGACGCGCGGGGTGGGGTCTGCGCGGGGGGTCAGGGACGGACGGATGCGAGGAGGAGCATGTCGCACCACCGGCCGCCGAGGCGGTGGTGGCCGCGCAGCAGGCCCTCGCGCTCGTAGCCGACTCGCTCGGCCACCGCGAGGGACGCGGTGTTCCACGGCTCGACGTACAGCTCGACGCGGTGCGCGACCTCGAGAGTCCAGGCGAAGGTCGTCAGCGCCCGCAGCGCGTCCGTCGCCAGGCCGCGGCCCCGCCACGACGGCGCGACCGTGTACCCGGCGCGGAAACGGCCGTGCGCGAGGTCGTCAACCCAGAGCCCGGCCGTGCCGACCGCCTCGTCGGTGGCGTCCAGGGCCACGCAGAAGCTGAAGCCGCGCCCCTCCGCGAGCCGGCCGTGCTGGCGCTCGAGGTACGCGCGGGCATCGGCGTCGTCGGCCCCGGCCGGCAGGGTCGAGATGACCGGCACGTAGGGGTCGGTCGCGAGGTCGAGCACCATCGGCAGGTCGTCGACACCGAACTCCCGCAGCCGCACCCGCCCGGCGGCCGGCGGGACCGCGGGCCACGACAGCACGGTGACCCGGCCGTCGTCAGCCGGATCCGCCCCGCCCTCCCCGGGTCCGCTGCGCTTCACCCAGGAACCGTTCCCGGGTGAAGCGCGGCCGTATCGGGTGACCCGATACTCGTGGGGCTCCGGGGGACGGCGCCGGGCCGGGCGGGGGCCGAGGTCACCGGCGGGTGACCCGCACGTGCGCCTTGTGGCCGTCGCCGACGGTGACGACGACGACCCGCTCGCCGTCCGGCGCGTCGAGGGCGTCGACCCGCTCGGCGAGCGTCTCGCCGGCGACGAGCGCGCCGTGGGCCTCGACAGCGGCGTCGACCTCGGGGTCGCCGGACACCTCGAGGAGGATGCGGTCGGCGACCTCGAGCCCGGCGTCCTTGCGGGCCTGCTGCACGGCGCGGACGAGGTCGCGGGCGATG is from Arthrobacter sp. NEB 688 and encodes:
- a CDS encoding DUF4233 domain-containing protein, giving the protein MRNLHLYGTQGKLTFRLLAVALVGQAVVLSFFALVVRAQAIADGRAADGGRLLWVGLGLALAAVVAGGLMRRPYGITLGWLVQLATWLSALLVPAMIGVAVVFTALWVLLLVQGVKADALVARHEAEVAAGGPVAAD
- a CDS encoding rhodanese-like domain-containing protein, which produces MTSRVDLLLSAARDRIERLTPEQAHAEIASGEAVLVDIRPAAQRAEEGEPEGALVVERNVLEWRFDATNDAALPIARDDLRVVVICQEGYTSSLAAAALRDVGVLRAADVDGGFVAWRAAGLPER
- a CDS encoding response regulator transcription factor is translated as MTPIRVVLADDQALVRGALAALLDLEPDLEVVGQAEDGEHVARVVAETAPDVVLMDVEMPGGDGIDATALLRERHPDVRVLVVTTFGRPGYLRRAMQAGASGFVVKDTPAHALADAVRRVHAGLRVVDPALAADSLALGDSPLTPRETEVLRAAESGATIAQLARTLHLSEGTVRNHLSSVIGKTTARNRADAVRVAREAGWL
- a CDS encoding ABC transporter permease subunit, with translation MTALPSATTAASSRPAPRRPLLNPTVLRLELRRLVRNRRVLVFTFVFPAVMLVFIGSQITGQDDVLGPHAVANVGAYVMASMAVYGAVMASTSAGASVSIERAAGWSRQLRLTPARPVSQVLVKMLVAVVLGACATLVTFVVGAATGTAHLTRLAPWWQMGVVIVVGSLVFAAFGLFMGYLLPSDNAMQLLGPLLAVLAILGGLFSGPLPTDSLYGQVAQYTPIYGLSRLAHWPLTLTTTGTHDAFHVSWVLDLVVWGGLFVAGAVWRFRRDTDRV
- a CDS encoding class I SAM-dependent methyltransferase, which translates into the protein MAADEVEGARTFRQPGEVYDLFMGRYSRALAPVFLDAAGVTGPPGSALDVGCGPGALTEALVARLGAPAVTAVDPSEPFVASCRARCPGVDVRAGRAEALPVEDAAHDAALAQLVLHFVSDPAAAAAEMVRAVRPGGTVAACVWEFSAGMEMLRLYWDAALAVDPDAPDEARTLRFGRPGEITDLFTAAGLTDVEEGVIGVGSTYRDVDELWSGFLAGIGPAGSHLLGLPEEQRARVRAGVEERLGAPTGPFTLAATARCAVGRRPA
- a CDS encoding ABC transporter ATP-binding protein encodes the protein MDAITLRAVTKHFGEVRAVDGIDLTIGQGEVVALLGPNGAGKSTTIDLVLGLGTPTDGDVAVFGMHPREAVDRGLVSAVLQSGGLLKDLTVRESVEYTAALFPASRPVDEALEAAGVTAIAGRRIKDCSGGEQQRTRFAMALVPDPELVVLDEPTTGMDVSARRAFWQAIHADAAQGRTVVFATHYLEEAEAWADRVVVVRGGRVVADGTPAELGAMSAGRVVRATLPGPDAEALRALPGVLEVEVRGSAVSLVSTDSDALARHLLTTTAAHDLEIAGRRLEDTFVALTSEDSTAPTTEGLPR
- the ndk gene encoding nucleoside-diphosphate kinase, with the translated sequence MTTERSLVLVKPDGYARGLTGEVLRRIEAKGYRLAALAVVSPTTDMLHRHYAEHEGKPFFEPLVEFMSSGPVTAVVIEGEQCIAGFRALAGATDPTKAAPGSIRGDLGRDWGAKVQKNIVHGSDSPESAAHEIAIWFPEL
- a CDS encoding histidine kinase → MTGRPWTSRRDEDDLVAPVPASAGVARRLIGLIWVVYLLEPLVTAWHRTGTARVSGVGLLVLFVAVYVWHYVASPLPGVSRSGVTTPEGPPWPRAARFALLTALSAGNVLVIGQTATATWVFVAVSAMWTFGGWVPYGIAVGLAVLYEVLAHRVPGWERDNSLSFAIAFAVLAITSGMVAVRRSRDLAEAQRENARLAVEDERNRVARDLHDILGHSLTVIRVKAELAARLVDLDPARAKAEAEEVESLAREALADVRGAVEGFREISLAGEIARARAALSSAGIEADLPRRVDGVAPDLRELYAWTVREGVTNVIRHSGASTCRVTIDDGGLRLADDGRVAPPGPSARAAGHGLRGLAERARSAGAVLTARRLEPRGFEIVVSATDTGSRP
- a CDS encoding GNAT family protein, with protein sequence MKRSGPGEGGADPADDGRVTVLSWPAVPPAAGRVRLREFGVDDLPMVLDLATDPYVPVISTLPAGADDADARAYLERQHGRLAEGRGFSFCVALDATDEAVGTAGLWVDDLAHGRFRAGYTVAPSWRGRGLATDALRALTTFAWTLEVAHRVELYVEPWNTASLAVAERVGYEREGLLRGHHRLGGRWCDMLLLASVRP
- a CDS encoding folylpolyglutamate synthase/dihydrofolate synthase family protein — its product is MREDGAVSPAPDAAQRDAAHALEVRKRLREVEESILARAPEHDLQPSLDRIAAVMELVGDPQRTFPVVHVTGTNGKTSTARIIESVLREMGLKTGRFTSPHLHSMLERIAVGGRPVDAERFLAAYDDVIPFVEIVDARSAAEGGPRMTYFEVLVAVAYAAFADLPVDVAVVEVGMGGAWDATNVVDAPVSVITPIDVDHRHFLGDTPAEIAQEKSGIIKVDGIAVSGVQEDRDAAEVLVDRATEVGARIVFEGNDFGVAAREVAVGGQQLSLKGLAAEYPDLFLPLHGAHQAQNAAVAVAAVEAFVGGGEQALDIDVLRAGLAAVESPGRLEIVRRSPTVLVDAAHNPAGARALRDAMSDAFTFVKLVGVVAVMADKDAAEMLEVLEPLLDEVVVTRNSSARSMRPRALGELAAEIFGEHRVTVVDDLPDALDRAAGLADEGGVAGGVLATGSVVTAAEVRMLLGTTDV
- a CDS encoding cysteine dioxygenase family protein encodes the protein MTVIARPRTLTTPLDAARRLAADPALWRPAVDFDPERRYYRRLLATEGHEAWLLTWLPGQHTEWHDHGGSSGAFVVLQGALVERTAAHGLVRGLRHVHRRGDGHGFGAQYVHRVSNEGPDPAVSLHVYAPRLASMTDYEEHDGVLEPVVTRTAEAW